The Methylomicrobium agile genome has a segment encoding these proteins:
- a CDS encoding riboflavin synthase has product MFTGIILAVGKITAIEQQAGDCRLTIDTGKLSLQDAALGDSIAVNGVCLTAIALGPHSFSADVSNETLSRTSLKSATVGTPVNLELALTPSTRLGGHIVSGHVDGLATVIDKKPDARSVRFKFKAPDPLARYIAEKGSVCLDGISLTVNEVEGSVFGVNIVPHTLKETTLGFAAPGTVVNLEVDLLTRYLERLMLGQSAQPEEKVTLDLLQRSGFLG; this is encoded by the coding sequence ATGTTCACAGGCATCATTCTGGCAGTCGGAAAAATCACCGCGATCGAGCAACAGGCCGGCGACTGCAGGCTCACGATCGACACCGGCAAGCTTTCGCTGCAAGACGCCGCGCTCGGCGACAGCATCGCGGTGAACGGGGTCTGCCTGACCGCGATCGCGCTGGGGCCGCATTCGTTTTCCGCCGACGTTTCGAACGAAACCCTGTCCCGTACCAGCCTGAAAAGCGCCACGGTCGGCACGCCGGTCAACCTGGAACTGGCGCTGACTCCATCGACCCGTCTCGGCGGCCATATCGTCAGCGGCCATGTCGACGGCCTCGCGACCGTGATCGACAAAAAACCGGATGCGCGCTCGGTGCGCTTCAAATTCAAGGCGCCGGACCCTCTGGCCAGATACATCGCCGAGAAAGGTTCGGTCTGCCTGGACGGGATCAGCCTGACCGTCAACGAAGTCGAAGGCAGCGTTTTCGGCGTGAACATCGTGCCGCACACGCTGAAGGAAACCACGCTGGGCTTTGCGGCTCCCGGCACCGTCGTCAACCTCGAAGTGGACTTGCTGACCCGCTATCTGGAGCGGCTGATGCTTGGCCAGAGCGCCCAGCCCGAAGAAAAGGTCACGCTCGACCTTCTGCAGCGCAGCGGATTTTTAGGCTGA
- the ribBA gene encoding bifunctional 3,4-dihydroxy-2-butanone-4-phosphate synthase/GTP cyclohydrolase II, with protein sequence MNTIEEIIEDLRQGKMVIIMDNEDRENEGDLVMAAAFTRPEDINFMARYGRGLICLTLTGERCQKLRLPLMTNENKTAHSTNFTVSIEAATGVTTGISAADRARTVQCAVAPDAKPEDLIQPGHIFPLMAKSGGVLNRAGHTEAGCDLARLAGVEPAAVIVEILNDDGTMARRPDLERFAAEHNLKIGTISDLIHYRIQHENTLERISECLLPSEFGDFRLYAYQDRNDNNLHLALVMGQVSGDEPVLVRVHARNLLDDLFASKRNASSVSIRAAMQKIAEAGRGVLVVIRRSDDTKSLVELIHRYQLQDNGIHVGEDEFEGPDWRMTGTGARILADLGVHKLKVLGAQKKYVGLSGFDLEVSEHVGADASDESSA encoded by the coding sequence ATGAACACGATCGAAGAAATCATCGAAGATTTGCGCCAGGGCAAGATGGTCATCATCATGGATAACGAGGACCGCGAGAACGAAGGCGACCTAGTAATGGCGGCCGCATTTACGCGCCCCGAGGACATCAATTTCATGGCGCGCTACGGCCGCGGCCTGATCTGCCTGACGCTGACCGGCGAACGCTGCCAGAAGCTGCGCCTGCCACTGATGACCAACGAGAACAAAACCGCGCATTCGACCAATTTCACCGTCTCGATCGAGGCGGCGACCGGCGTTACGACCGGCATTTCGGCCGCCGACCGGGCCCGTACCGTGCAGTGCGCGGTCGCGCCGGACGCCAAGCCGGAAGATTTGATCCAACCCGGCCACATCTTTCCACTGATGGCGAAATCGGGCGGCGTGCTGAACCGGGCCGGCCACACCGAAGCCGGCTGCGATCTGGCGCGCCTGGCCGGCGTCGAGCCGGCCGCGGTGATCGTCGAGATCCTGAACGACGACGGCACGATGGCCCGGCGTCCCGATCTCGAACGCTTCGCCGCGGAGCATAATTTGAAGATCGGCACGATCTCCGACCTGATCCACTACCGGATTCAGCACGAAAATACGCTCGAACGGATCAGCGAATGCCTGCTTCCGAGCGAATTCGGCGATTTCCGGCTTTACGCGTACCAGGACCGCAACGACAACAACCTGCATCTGGCACTGGTGATGGGGCAGGTGTCCGGCGACGAACCGGTGCTGGTCCGGGTGCATGCCCGCAACCTGCTCGACGACCTGTTCGCCTCGAAACGCAACGCGAGCAGCGTCTCGATTCGCGCGGCGATGCAGAAAATCGCCGAAGCGGGCCGTGGGGTGCTGGTGGTGATCCGGCGCAGCGACGATACCAAGTCGCTGGTCGAACTGATCCACCGCTATCAATTGCAGGATAACGGCATCCATGTCGGCGAAGACGAATTCGAAGGGCCGGACTGGCGGATGACCGGCACCGGCGCGCGGATACTGGCCGATCTCGGCGTGCACAAGCTGAAAGTGCTGGGCGCCCAGAAAAAATATGTCGGCCTGTCGGGCTTCGATCTGGAAGTGTCCGAACATGTCGGCGCGGACGCGTCGGACGAATCGTCCGCGTAG
- the nusB gene encoding transcription antitermination factor NusB, which translates to MSQARTHARQAAVQALYQWQMSGHNLGEIERQFLEDGRLKDAQKNYFNELLFGVPKNLEAIDQLLAEFVDRPIDKIDPVERAILRIGVYELEHRPDMPYRVILNEGINLAKCFGADGSHKYVNGILDKVAQKKRAAEVKSKKSAGTKIQGPG; encoded by the coding sequence ATGAGCCAGGCCCGTACCCATGCCCGCCAAGCCGCTGTCCAGGCTTTGTATCAATGGCAGATGAGCGGACACAACCTCGGCGAGATCGAGCGCCAGTTTCTCGAAGACGGCCGCCTGAAAGATGCGCAGAAAAACTATTTCAACGAGCTCTTGTTCGGCGTTCCGAAAAACCTGGAGGCGATAGACCAATTGCTGGCCGAATTTGTCGACCGGCCGATCGACAAGATCGATCCGGTCGAGCGCGCGATTCTGCGGATCGGCGTTTACGAACTGGAGCATCGCCCGGACATGCCTTACCGGGTCATCCTGAACGAAGGCATCAATCTGGCCAAGTGCTTCGGCGCCGACGGCAGCCATAAATATGTGAACGGGATTCTCGACAAAGTCGCGCAAAAAAAACGCGCCGCGGAAGTCAAAAGCAAAAAAAGCGCGGGAACCAAAATCCAGGGACCGGGGTAG
- the ribH gene encoding 6,7-dimethyl-8-ribityllumazine synthase, with amino-acid sequence MSITTFEGNFSAEGGKFCIIASRFNSFIVEQLEAGAIDTLVRHGANKADIHLVKAPGAFELPLVAQRVAASQKYHALIAIGAVIRGGTPHFEYVAGECVKGLAGVSLQYNVPVSFGVLTVDTIEQAIERAGTKAGNKGAEAALSAIEMVSLFNRLDN; translated from the coding sequence ATGAGCATTACCACGTTTGAAGGCAATTTCTCGGCGGAAGGCGGCAAATTTTGCATCATCGCCTCCCGTTTCAACAGTTTCATCGTCGAGCAACTGGAGGCCGGCGCGATCGATACGCTGGTTCGCCACGGCGCGAACAAGGCGGACATTCATCTGGTCAAGGCACCCGGCGCGTTCGAATTGCCTTTGGTCGCGCAGCGCGTCGCCGCTTCGCAGAAATACCATGCGCTCATCGCGATCGGCGCGGTCATTCGGGGCGGCACGCCGCATTTCGAATATGTCGCGGGCGAATGCGTGAAAGGGCTGGCCGGCGTCTCGCTGCAATACAATGTGCCGGTCAGCTTCGGGGTATTGACCGTCGATACGATCGAACAGGCGATCGAACGCGCCGGCACGAAGGCCGGCAACAAAGGCGCCGAAGCGGCCCTGTCCGCGATCGAGATGGTTAGCCTGTTCAACCGGCTGGACAACTGA
- a CDS encoding glycerophosphodiester phosphodiesterase, with the protein MADNGAEPRPRILNIAHRGARAFAPENTLEAFAKAQTFGCEMIELDVHLSRDSELIVHHDDNLLRCTDIEDQFPGQPSYFISDFAYEEIRQLDAGRWFTQELALAPEKRQGFLQSLTPDEFARYIPPEDLAHYASGAVRVPTLRQALELARNLGLKVNIELKMLPRMYSGLTDAVLDLVEALAMQADVLISSFDHEQVRQVRQRTPAVATAVLTNERLALPGDYLERIGADAFHPGTEPLGLHAVIRRLDSEPIDALRRRGKQVNVWTCNDKAQMRQLIAAGVTGLISDYPNRVREVLDETFAPTS; encoded by the coding sequence GTGGCGGATAACGGCGCCGAACCCCGGCCGCGTATCCTGAACATCGCTCATCGCGGCGCGCGCGCTTTTGCGCCCGAAAACACCCTGGAGGCGTTTGCCAAGGCGCAAACCTTCGGCTGCGAGATGATCGAGCTGGACGTGCACCTCTCCCGGGATAGCGAGCTCATCGTCCACCACGACGATAATCTGCTCCGCTGTACCGATATCGAGGATCAATTTCCGGGACAGCCGAGCTACTTCATCTCCGATTTCGCCTACGAAGAAATCCGGCAGCTCGATGCGGGCCGCTGGTTTACGCAGGAGCTGGCACTGGCGCCCGAAAAACGGCAAGGGTTCCTGCAGAGCCTGACGCCGGACGAATTCGCCCGCTACATTCCGCCCGAAGATCTCGCCCATTACGCCTCCGGCGCGGTCAGGGTGCCCACGCTCCGGCAGGCGCTCGAACTGGCCAGAAACCTGGGCTTGAAGGTCAACATCGAACTCAAGATGCTGCCGCGCATGTATTCCGGCCTGACCGACGCGGTGCTCGATCTGGTCGAAGCACTGGCGATGCAGGCCGATGTCCTGATTTCTTCGTTCGATCACGAGCAAGTGCGGCAGGTACGCCAGCGTACGCCGGCTGTAGCGACCGCGGTCCTGACCAACGAACGCCTAGCCTTGCCCGGAGACTACCTCGAACGCATCGGCGCGGATGCCTTTCATCCGGGTACCGAACCGCTAGGGCTTCATGCCGTCATCCGCCGCCTGGACAGCGAACCGATCGATGCCCTGCGCAGGCGGGGCAAACAGGTGAACGTCTGGACCTGCAACGACAAAGCGCAGATGCGGCAGCTGATCGCGGCGGGCGTGACCGGCCTGATTTCGGATTATCCGAACCGGGTTCGCGAGGTTCTCGACGAAACGTTCGCGCCGACGTCTTAA
- the thiL gene encoding thiamine-phosphate kinase — MPLSEFSLIRRFFTEQRAGNPSTRLGIGDDCALLSIPEGYELAITADTMVENVHFFAGADPQRLGHKLLAVNLSDLAAMGASPLSVTLALTLPKVDEAWLADFAQGFLDLAARYSVDLIGGDTTSGPLTLTVQAMGLVPAGQALRRSTARPGDSIYVTGHLGDAGLGLKICQGYRCDRPEAALNRFHQPEPRCAEGQALRGIANACIDISDGLAGDLGHILAQSGVGATLDWDALPLSAEVQAYIEATGDWRLPLTAGDDYELCFTVSPEKISTLPLECHKIGIIGPEPGLRLNKADTIYFLKAQGYEHFS; from the coding sequence ATGCCCCTCTCCGAATTTTCGCTGATACGGCGTTTTTTTACCGAACAACGAGCCGGCAATCCGAGCACCCGTCTCGGCATCGGCGACGATTGCGCCTTGCTTTCGATTCCCGAAGGCTACGAGCTCGCGATCACCGCCGACACGATGGTCGAAAACGTGCATTTTTTCGCGGGCGCCGATCCGCAACGGCTGGGGCATAAACTGCTGGCGGTCAATCTCAGCGATCTGGCCGCGATGGGCGCAAGCCCCCTGTCCGTTACGCTGGCGCTGACCCTGCCGAAAGTCGACGAAGCCTGGCTGGCCGATTTCGCGCAAGGCTTCCTGGACCTGGCCGCCCGCTACTCGGTCGACCTGATCGGCGGCGACACCACGTCGGGACCGTTGACCCTGACCGTGCAGGCGATGGGCCTGGTGCCGGCAGGCCAAGCCTTGAGGCGCTCCACCGCCAGGCCCGGCGATTCAATCTACGTGACCGGCCATCTCGGCGACGCCGGACTCGGCCTGAAGATCTGCCAGGGTTACCGCTGCGACCGGCCGGAGGCGGCCTTAAACCGTTTCCACCAGCCCGAGCCGAGGTGCGCCGAAGGCCAGGCGCTGCGCGGCATCGCGAACGCCTGCATCGACATTTCGGACGGCCTTGCCGGCGATCTCGGCCATATCCTCGCGCAAAGCGGCGTCGGCGCGACGCTCGACTGGGATGCGCTGCCGCTGTCGGCGGAAGTGCAAGCCTACATCGAAGCGACCGGCGACTGGCGACTGCCGCTGACCGCCGGAGACGATTACGAACTGTGCTTTACGGTCAGCCCCGAAAAAATTTCAACATTGCCTTTGGAATGTCATAAAATCGGCATAATCGGGCCGGAGCCGGGACTGCGGCTGAACAAAGCGGACACGATATATTTTTTGAAGGCGCAAGGCTATGAACATTTTTCATAA
- a CDS encoding MBL fold metallo-hydrolase, which translates to MKLEFHGADQNVTGSCHLLEAAGKKMLIDCGLYQGGREMEEENAEPFGFDPAGIDYLLLTHAHLDHCGRIPLLVKQGFKGEIIATAATCELARIVLLDSAKLLEDEANYKARKASRHGHEASIEPIYNVVDVLNCFGFFGRAATYDQPVAIAPGIKATFIDAGHILGSAAIVLDIEQGGRPHRLLFSGDLGYSGRAIIRDPAPPPPADIVVMETTYGDRLHKALEPTREEFYAAIRKTLGRGGNVIIPSFALERAQELLYYLREGIEQRRLPPYLPVFLDSPMAISATQIYQRHPECFDEETRATLASGQDPFMFPGLRFCRETADSIAINNFAGGAVIIAGSGMCTGGRVKHHLKHNLWGRNNAVIFVGFAAYGTLARQIVDSAESVRIFGEEIPVNAEIHTIGGFSAHADQAELLAWHKRTGRPKVTFLVHGDKEVIPIFANKLLNTEVEIPALHQRYDLEKWLESPGMIPS; encoded by the coding sequence ATGAAACTCGAATTCCACGGCGCCGATCAAAATGTAACGGGCTCCTGTCATCTGCTGGAAGCCGCCGGCAAGAAAATGCTGATCGATTGCGGGCTCTACCAGGGCGGCCGCGAAATGGAAGAAGAAAATGCCGAACCGTTCGGCTTCGATCCCGCAGGCATCGATTACCTGCTGCTGACGCACGCCCACCTGGATCACTGCGGACGCATCCCGTTGCTGGTCAAACAGGGATTCAAAGGCGAAATCATCGCGACCGCGGCAACCTGCGAACTGGCGCGCATCGTATTGCTGGATTCGGCGAAGCTGCTCGAAGACGAAGCCAACTATAAGGCCAGGAAAGCTTCCAGGCACGGTCATGAAGCCTCGATCGAGCCGATCTATAATGTGGTCGACGTATTGAACTGCTTCGGTTTTTTCGGCCGCGCCGCGACTTACGACCAACCCGTTGCGATCGCTCCGGGGATAAAGGCGACCTTCATCGACGCCGGGCATATCCTGGGTTCCGCCGCGATCGTACTCGATATCGAACAGGGGGGGCGGCCACACAGGCTCCTGTTTTCCGGCGACCTGGGCTACAGCGGCCGGGCCATTATCCGGGATCCGGCGCCGCCCCCGCCAGCCGATATCGTGGTGATGGAAACCACTTACGGCGACCGTCTGCATAAAGCGCTGGAACCGACACGGGAAGAATTCTACGCGGCCATCCGCAAAACCCTGGGCCGGGGCGGCAATGTGATCATTCCCAGCTTCGCGCTCGAACGCGCGCAGGAGCTGCTCTATTACCTGCGCGAGGGGATCGAGCAGAGGCGCCTTCCACCTTACCTGCCGGTGTTTCTCGATTCGCCGATGGCCATTTCCGCAACGCAAATCTATCAGCGCCATCCGGAGTGTTTCGACGAGGAAACCCGTGCGACTCTGGCCTCGGGTCAAGATCCGTTCATGTTTCCCGGCCTGCGCTTCTGCCGGGAAACCGCCGATTCGATCGCGATCAACAATTTTGCCGGCGGCGCGGTGATCATCGCCGGTTCCGGGATGTGTACCGGCGGCCGCGTCAAGCATCATCTCAAGCACAACCTTTGGGGACGCAACAACGCGGTCATTTTCGTGGGTTTCGCCGCGTACGGGACGCTGGCGCGCCAGATTGTGGACAGCGCCGAGTCGGTCAGGATCTTCGGCGAAGAGATTCCGGTCAATGCCGAAATCCATACGATCGGCGGCTTCTCCGCGCATGCGGACCAGGCCGAACTGCTGGCCTGGCACAAACGGACGGGCCGGCCGAAGGTCACTTTTCTGGTGCACGGCGATAAAGAGGTGATTCCGATCTTCGCGAACAAACTGCTGAATACCGAGGTGGAGATACCGGCCCTGCATCAGCGTTACGATCTGGAAAAATGGCTTGAGTCGCCAGGAATGATTCCATCCTGA
- a CDS encoding phosphatidylglycerophosphatase A family protein — MNIFHKTGLGQNQLTARQIMTDPVLFLAFGFGSGLARKAPGTFGTAAAIPLYWLFVQMGLPVYSVLTVAAILAGIPICGIAAAKLGEHDFNGIVWDEVAGLLVTMWLVPFSWKALLLGFALFRIFDIVKPWPIKWIDRKVMGGLGIMLDDVLAAVFAGALLWAAAQQGWL, encoded by the coding sequence ATGAACATTTTTCATAAAACGGGACTGGGCCAAAACCAATTGACCGCCAGGCAGATCATGACCGATCCGGTGCTGTTCCTGGCCTTCGGGTTCGGCTCCGGGCTCGCCAGAAAGGCGCCCGGCACCTTCGGCACGGCCGCCGCGATTCCTTTGTACTGGCTGTTCGTGCAAATGGGCCTGCCTGTCTACAGCGTGCTGACCGTCGCCGCGATACTGGCGGGCATCCCGATTTGCGGGATCGCGGCCGCAAAACTCGGCGAGCACGACTTCAACGGAATCGTCTGGGACGAAGTCGCCGGCCTCCTGGTCACGATGTGGCTGGTTCCCTTTTCCTGGAAAGCCTTGCTGCTCGGCTTCGCGCTGTTCCGGATTTTCGACATCGTCAAACCCTGGCCGATCAAATGGATCGATCGGAAAGTGATGGGCGGCCTCGGCATCATGCTCGACGACGTGCTGGCGGCGGTGTTCGCGGGCGCGCTGCTGTGGGCGGCGGCGCAGCAGGGCTGGCTTTGA
- a CDS encoding bifunctional diguanylate cyclase/phosphodiesterase — MKTETRHATSRSRFSIPSLLPWLVLCSVLLLTYTLENAVSRNNRENVREHFDFRCNEIVVNIENRLRGYEQVLLGAKALFVSSVSVERDEFREYVGRLMLQQQYPGIQGVGFSQLIEAPDKKAHIRRIRNQGFPHYTIRPDGVRDLYTSIIYLEPFDWRNQRAFGYDMYSEAVRRAAMERARDENRAIVSGKVTLVQETENDMQPGFLMYLPVYRNGLPDDTLADRRKNLIGWVYAPFRMFDLMHGILGQHFGEIGNSLIFYIYDGDQPLQAALMYNSGAETGAAADDREPVFRSIRTFDVGGRLWTIEVRSLPDFESRLKSQNAQFIRIAGGLGSLLACLTVWLLVTGRERAFAMARDMTRELRESESHTRRLNRSLKLLSDCNMALVRAEEEHQLLSEICRLIVMQGGYLLVWVGFAEHDEAKTVRPVAQAGFEMGYLNNINVTWADTERGRGPTGTAIRTGLTDINQNYLDNPRMAPWREAALQCGYRSSIALPLIGNKGVLGALTLYSQESFAFSAEEVQLLEELAGDLAYGIETLRTRAEHQRAEEQLSFMAYHDPLTQLPNRRLLHARFDQEIVPAGRNAAQVALLYLGLDNFKQVNDTLGHSQGDRLLVLVAERLSRCVRDTGMLGRNGGDQFVVLMANVRRPDCIDAVARSVIEAFAEPFAVENNLINATFSIGISVFPNDGTDFDALFKKADTAMFYAKDSGRNTYCFYTKQMNSDGMEQMWLQGQLSGGLKNRELRLHYQPQIDLSRGCIAGVEALLRWEHPERGMISPARFIPLAERSGLIIPIGEWVLNEACRQAKAWFDEGHPLVVAVNLSVLQFKRGNLLETVTHALEDSGLPPSLLELELTESILLQDQEAAIKTIAELKERGVKLSIDDFGTGYSSLSYLKRLAVDKLKIDQSFVRDLASNPEDAAIARAIILLGHTLQLTVIAEGVETKAQLDFLKNEGCDEVQGFYFSRPVPAAEVAGWFARDVSPFPGDSGRVLQNARLGEPWRLTV; from the coding sequence GTGAAAACAGAAACTCGACACGCCACTTCCCGAAGCAGATTTTCCATCCCGTCGCTGTTGCCGTGGCTGGTTCTGTGCAGCGTACTGCTGCTGACTTATACGCTGGAGAATGCCGTATCCCGCAATAACCGGGAGAATGTGCGCGAGCATTTCGACTTTCGTTGCAACGAAATCGTGGTCAATATCGAAAACCGGCTGCGGGGCTACGAACAGGTGCTGTTGGGCGCGAAAGCGCTGTTCGTCTCGTCGGTCTCCGTGGAACGCGACGAATTCCGCGAATACGTCGGCAGGCTCATGTTGCAACAGCAGTATCCCGGCATCCAGGGCGTGGGGTTTTCGCAGTTGATCGAGGCGCCCGACAAAAAGGCCCATATCAGGCGCATCCGCAATCAAGGCTTCCCCCACTATACGATCCGTCCGGACGGGGTGCGCGACCTCTATACCTCCATTATTTACCTGGAACCCTTCGACTGGCGCAACCAGCGCGCCTTCGGCTACGACATGTATTCGGAAGCGGTGCGCCGTGCCGCCATGGAGCGTGCGCGCGACGAGAACCGGGCCATCGTTTCCGGCAAGGTGACGCTGGTGCAGGAGACCGAAAACGATATGCAGCCCGGTTTTCTGATGTATCTTCCCGTCTATCGCAACGGCCTGCCGGACGATACGCTGGCGGATCGGCGGAAAAACCTGATCGGCTGGGTCTACGCGCCCTTCCGGATGTTCGACCTGATGCACGGCATATTGGGTCAACACTTCGGCGAGATCGGCAATTCGCTGATCTTTTATATCTATGACGGGGACCAGCCTTTGCAAGCCGCTTTGATGTATAACTCCGGCGCGGAAACCGGGGCCGCTGCCGACGACCGCGAGCCGGTTTTCCGCTCGATCAGAACCTTCGATGTCGGCGGCCGTCTCTGGACAATCGAAGTGCGTTCGCTGCCCGACTTCGAATCCAGACTGAAAAGCCAAAATGCGCAATTCATCCGCATTGCCGGAGGACTCGGCAGCCTACTTGCCTGCCTGACCGTCTGGCTGCTGGTGACGGGACGCGAACGCGCGTTCGCGATGGCCCGGGATATGACCCGCGAATTGAGGGAGAGCGAATCCCATACCCGCCGGCTCAACCGGTCGCTCAAACTGTTGAGCGACTGCAACATGGCGTTGGTGCGTGCCGAAGAAGAGCATCAGCTGCTGTCCGAGATATGCCGGTTGATCGTCATGCAGGGCGGCTATCTATTGGTGTGGGTGGGATTTGCGGAACACGACGAAGCCAAGACCGTTCGCCCGGTAGCGCAAGCCGGTTTCGAAATGGGCTATCTGAACAACATAAACGTCACCTGGGCCGATACCGAACGCGGACGCGGCCCGACCGGTACCGCGATCAGAACCGGCCTGACCGACATCAACCAGAACTACCTGGACAATCCGCGCATGGCTCCCTGGCGCGAAGCGGCGTTGCAGTGCGGCTACCGGTCGAGCATTGCACTGCCCTTGATCGGCAACAAAGGCGTTTTGGGCGCGCTCACCCTCTATTCGCAGGAATCCTTCGCCTTTAGCGCCGAGGAAGTGCAACTGCTGGAAGAGCTGGCCGGCGACCTTGCCTATGGAATCGAGACGTTGCGCACTCGGGCCGAGCATCAGCGGGCGGAGGAACAACTGTCCTTCATGGCCTACCACGATCCTCTGACGCAATTGCCCAATCGCCGGCTGCTGCATGCCCGCTTCGATCAGGAGATCGTGCCCGCCGGCCGCAATGCCGCCCAGGTAGCCCTGCTCTATCTCGGACTGGACAATTTCAAGCAAGTCAACGATACGTTGGGCCACAGCCAGGGCGACAGGCTATTGGTTCTCGTCGCGGAAAGGCTGAGCCGCTGCGTCCGGGACACCGGCATGCTGGGCCGCAACGGCGGCGATCAGTTCGTCGTGCTGATGGCGAATGTGCGCCGGCCGGATTGCATCGATGCGGTTGCCCGGAGCGTCATCGAGGCTTTTGCCGAGCCCTTCGCGGTCGAGAACAACCTCATCAACGCCACTTTCAGCATCGGCATCAGCGTGTTTCCGAACGACGGCACCGACTTTGACGCCTTGTTCAAAAAAGCAGATACGGCGATGTTTTACGCGAAGGACAGCGGCCGGAACACCTACTGTTTTTATACCAAACAAATGAACAGCGACGGGATGGAGCAGATGTGGCTGCAAGGCCAGTTAAGCGGCGGGCTGAAAAACCGGGAGCTGCGGCTGCACTATCAGCCGCAGATCGATTTATCCAGGGGATGCATCGCAGGCGTTGAAGCGCTGTTGCGCTGGGAACATCCCGAGCGGGGCATGATTTCGCCCGCCCGGTTCATTCCGCTTGCCGAGCGCAGCGGCTTGATCATCCCTATCGGCGAATGGGTGCTGAACGAAGCGTGCCGCCAGGCCAAGGCATGGTTCGACGAAGGGCATCCTTTGGTCGTGGCGGTCAATCTTTCCGTCTTGCAGTTCAAGCGCGGCAATCTTCTGGAAACCGTCACGCATGCGCTTGAAGACTCGGGTTTGCCGCCCAGTCTGCTCGAACTGGAGCTGACCGAATCCATCCTGCTGCAAGACCAGGAAGCCGCCATAAAAACCATCGCCGAATTGAAGGAGAGGGGAGTCAAGCTGTCGATCGACGATTTCGGTACGGGCTATTCCAGCCTGTCCTACCTGAAACGGCTGGCCGTCGATAAACTCAAGATCGACCAGTCCTTCGTGCGCGATCTGGCAAGCAATCCGGAAGATGCGGCGATCGCCAGGGCGATCATTCTGCTTGGGCATACTTTACAGCTTACCGTCATCGCCGAAGGGGTGGAAACGAAAGCTCAATTGGATTTTCTGAAAAACGAAGGCTGCGACGAAGTGCAAGGGTTTTACTTTAGCCGCCCCGTTCCCGCCGCCGAAGTCGCCGGCTGGTTTGCGCGGGATGTTTCGCCGTTTCCGGGGGATTCGGGCCGTGTTTTGCAGAATGCGCGCTTGGGCGAACCCTGGCGATTGACGGTATAA
- a CDS encoding nucleoside deaminase encodes MPVNSTSSTDPFMLAAIAEAEAGLSEGGIPIGSVLVHQGRIIGRGHNRRVQQGSAILHGEMDALENAGRLPASVYTQSVLYTTLSPCAMCTGAILLYCIPQVVVGENLTFLGEEALLRNRGVKVDVLQNTRCIDLMKQFIRNHPALWNEDIGA; translated from the coding sequence ATGCCTGTAAATTCCACTTCTTCAACAGATCCGTTCATGCTGGCGGCGATTGCCGAGGCGGAAGCCGGCCTGAGTGAAGGCGGCATCCCGATCGGTTCGGTGCTCGTCCATCAGGGCAGGATCATCGGCCGGGGCCACAACCGCCGGGTTCAGCAGGGCAGCGCGATCCTGCACGGCGAAATGGATGCGCTCGAAAATGCGGGACGGCTGCCCGCCTCGGTGTACACGCAGAGCGTCCTGTACACGACGCTGTCTCCCTGCGCGATGTGCACCGGCGCAATTTTACTTTACTGCATTCCACAGGTCGTCGTCGGCGAAAATCTCACTTTTTTGGGCGAAGAAGCGTTGCTGCGGAACCGGGGCGTGAAAGTCGACGTGCTCCAGAATACCCGCTGCATCGACCTGATGAAACAGTTCATCCGGAATCATCCGGCACTCTGGAACGAAGATATCGGAGCCTGA